One Spinacia oleracea cultivar Varoflay chromosome 4, BTI_SOV_V1, whole genome shotgun sequence DNA segment encodes these proteins:
- the LOC130471599 gene encoding protein SMALL AUXIN UP-REGULATED RNA 12 has translation MLKNIRVKSFTNSSSKKTKKTVINEHSHRQSLLVRGLLEEELLTPTKIPTGFFAVYVGQGRERFLVPTSFLSHPLFKILLEKAYEEFGFEQKNGLIVPCSVSTFQEVVNAVGTNHGKFDMRKLFEEFVV, from the coding sequence ATGTTGAAGAATATTAGAGTTAAATCTTTCACTAATTCATCATCCAAGAAAACGAAGAAGACCGTGATCAACGAGCATTCACACCGGCAATCTTTGCTAGTCAGAGGGTTGTTAGAGGAAGAATTATTAACCCCCACGAAGATCCCAACAGGGTTCTTCGCGGTGTATGTTGGACAAGGGAGGGAAAGATTTCTTGTCCCAACGAGCTTTCTTTCTCATCCCCTCTTCAAGATTTTACTAGAGAAGGCGTATGAAGAGTTTGGGTTTGAGCAAAAGAACGGGCTTATCGTCCCGTGTAGTGTTTCGACTTTTCAAGAAGTGGTTAATGCCGTGGGGACTAACCATGGAAAGTTTGATATGAGGAAACTCTTTGAGGAATTTGTTGTTTGA